GATATTGTACAAATCGTCTTCTGTGAACCTCTGCAAAAATCTGTGTCACAAATGGTAACTTAATGCTAATTCCTGGTACTTCAATCATGTTTCAAATACATTTGACATGGCAATACCGTAAATCAATAAGCATTTTATAAATTGACAGCTTTACAACACTCACTTGGTGGTCGGTACCACTTTAACAAAGTTTTGCCCAATGAACGAAATATAAGCATAGCACAAGTTACGTCCATTAGTTTGACGAAGTTGTACTTCATCATGTAGTTGCAGTGATGGTCTTTCCTCAGTAAGGCCTGGTACATGAACAAGAAACTCGTTGTTCTTcttaacaattttttgattgtgTAGATCAAACTTGcgcatttctttttccctttcataTTCTTCTATGTGCAACATCAGTTTTAGCTGTTGTATATAAGTATCAGCTGTGATCTCTTCTTTGCTCATAATGTTATTTATGTCTGCCAATAGAGCTTCCTGTGCAGAGGATATACCAGGAAAACTTTTCATACGGTTCTCGAAAATCTTACGCATATTTTTTGGGATTCGATAAGCTGGTAGTGCTAAGTCTGGAGCCATTTGAGCTATTGTTGGTATGCAACAACTGGAACAAGAAAAACCATTCAAGTAAATTTTCGATAACTGACTTCAAAAATAtgcaaagaattttttcacatacgATTTTGATGATGATCGCCTCATGAAGATGCTTAGTATTGTCTGAATCCAGTGATTACCTGCacgaatataataaaagtTGGGCATCAATGAGTGATGAAAACAGGGTGAAGTGAATAACTGCCTTAACTCAAAGTCGAATGAGCACTCGCTAATGATCTCTACATACTCTATAGAGATTAGTGCTGGTTGCTAAGTGTGTCAAGAACCGgttaaacaaaaatcaaatatcgaAAGAAAGCAATTCCAGAATTTCTCATTTGGTTTACAACCCCGGACAATATTGCAAAATACCAGGAGATGGGATGTGAAAATTACAGCTCCAGTGACTCTGTAGTCGAAAATTATGAGGTTAAAATCAAGAGCAATCAATTACACTCTTGATAAAATGTCACATATACAAGTGTGTGTGCAGAATTGTGTGCAATAGCTATTTACttgtataaatacgtataacgcAAACTTGTTATCGATTGACTTGATGTATGAAACTGCGGTAAGATACATCTGATTGGATCTAACATCCTTTACCTATAACCAAATTACCTTCAACTACAACCGTGGACGGACGAGCCAATACAAAAAACATATGAAACTAAAAAGTAAAttcgagaagaaataaatctcCAACAATACTCtttccgaaattttatttttgctatGGCGATAGCCTCTGATGTAGTGGGACCACTGAAATAGAGATTTCAGTGAGTGGGACCGTTGAGTGTAAACGGTGGGACCGCGCCGAAGTACCGATTGGCATTCGTACGGAAGCCCGGTGGGGACATCTGTCCGTTGAGTGTAGCTACAGTCAACAGTTTAACTGCTCCACTTATGAATGAGGTAACACTTGGAATAGACGACTCCAtgtgagttaaaaaaaaaaaaattttatcgtatgTAAAGTGCTTTTCAAACTTTAAACgcgtttttctcaaaatggTATTTACAAAGTCGGTGACCAACATTACTCGAAAACGGCTAAACCGATTGGTCTCAAATTTTAACACGAGCTtctcaaatatattttttagtaattaatcgaagattttttcttaccgataaatatttttttttacaaacaattTAAGGCcgaaattttggtcaaaaatcgatttttttttgttgagaaACCgccattttgtaaaaaaaatttattttacttattcCTTCGATTAATTACTAGATTTAACATTACTTCAACGAAAactgtttggttttttgatttcagaggATCCAGTTCAGAGATATAGTGGTCCCGGAGATCAGCTGTAGCTCCTTtccaaataaatatttttactaaTACTAAGTCTTAAAATACAGTTAAAAGATACCATAATATGTGTACAAATTTTTAgatcaataaatttaaaaGTTTTCTCagaaaaaattctggaaaattcGCTCTTTTCCGGCCTTCTAACTGTATAAACCCCTTAATATTCTTGGTGATGTTTTTTGCACCCGAGGTGCTTTTTTGGGAATTTTATTAACGAGATTTTTAGTCTTTGTGGCAAAGTAACAGAAAAATTCGTTGCGAATCTTTATTACTTGACGTaagacgtacgtacaaacaaATCAACCTCGCCTGTCTGCGTAAATAAAACGGTCGAATAACGATTCGAATATCGGTCGAATAATAAAACGGTTTGGAAGACCAGATTCTGAGGATCAATACTCAAGAATCGTCATCAATTACAAATGTAAGATAAACAACAAGAAATACGTAGTTAGGAATGATTTTATCATTAATTTTGAGGTTTTGCCAATGATTTCTCATATTACGTCAGAGAAAATGGTTTTTTTAAAGACATTTTGtactgataataattataaatatgcaTGGTTTTTCAAATCACCATGTGCCATATAGTTTGATGGAGCAGCTTTGCAATAAAATGAGAATGCATCATTCGaacataataattttttttttcctattttcagaaaaaaagtatacaaTGAAAAAGTTTCGCTCAGTCATTATCTAGCATTATCTATGCAAAAGTATTTTCACAAAACTGCAGTAGTcagagaaactgaaaaatcaCTTGATGAAATGTGAGTGTATCTTGATAAGTGAAactttattgaaaatatatgagGGGCGCTGAGAAAAACACAGGGGAAAATATTGCTGGTTGAATTACTGTGCCTCAACGCTGTCACTCGTTTTCATCTTTTTAGGATCAGCTTCTCCATTTTCCATCGCCTTTCTTTTCCGCTCGGCCTTTCTCTCGACCATGGTTTTTTTCAGACCCTTCATCTTTCTCGTCTGAATTGTCTGCAATCTCTGCTTACCCATATGTACCCTACCATGCATTGAGCCCAATGCGTCCATtgaaatattcttcttcttctttacctgaaatgagcaaaaattagaaacggagaggtggaaattttcatagttgTTGATGTTGACAGTCAAAACAAAATTTTAGTGCATCATTTTACCTTGAGTTCCTTGGGCTTTCTGCAAGCCTGTTTGTACAGGTCGTCGGAAGCCAGTTTCGTTCGTCTGACAATGAGGTCAACTTGTGGTCCGATTTCTTCCAACTCAATCCTAGGAATCCTACTCCCAGACTTTTTTAGAAGTATCCTACAGATTGTTTacgaaattactttttttgttataacaaaaaaacaatatacgTTGTTTTGTCAGATATATTTCTCGGGAAAACTGTACTATACCTGTAACTCCTAACATGTATCTTGTTGTTGATAATCGTGAAGCTGATAGAATGTTCTATACCTTGGAGTCTTATGTTTTCGACAGTGTTGCGTTGAAAGAGATCAATTAAAAGGCTTTTAATCCTAGAGTATTCTCGATCATTCTCAAACAATTCGCCATTGAATATAAGGACTGGTTTGATTCCAGTAACGATTTTGTCAATCTTGAAATCAACCAGACCCTTGTAGTCCTGAACACCAAATTCCACCATGTCTAGAAGGTTATTATCGAACATCCTCCCAACCACAAGGCTGTTGGGATGTTTCTTGTTGTGCGAAGAAAAGACAAACAAGGGAGAGTTTAACTTTCGTGCAAATTGTTCCAAGGGGGTTGCATCCTCAAAAGGAAGGATATCATTCTTCCTCTGCATCATTCTAGCATCGGGTTTCTTTATATCATACTATGAAAAATCGTTAAATTAATCAAAGGGAGTAAGACAAAGAATAGGTAATATTCAACACTTACTAGATCTTTTGCGCATTTGTTCAAAATCTCACTGGTGCGGCTTCCCTTTATGAATAATGTTTGTTTTGCATCTTCAACGAGTTGAGGTTCTCTGCTGAGCAGggctctttttcctcttcgtgtTTTGGGTTTgctaaagaaaaaagtacataTATAGCTTGAATAACATGATAAGTCATTATTTGGTGAAATTTTGCTTAAGTGAAATTTGCTCAAGTCAGGGTGAATGAAGTTTCGATTTCATACTCACACAACCCTTTGGATGACTGGCATCTTCAAAATACTAAGGTATCAGTAAATTAAAATACTAATTCAAGAACTGAAATCGAGTTAGCTTAGGTTATGTCAAGTCAACACAtggagaaagataaaaaatttttgttgccaTCTGGTTATACAAACGAGAAGCGTTTTAGTTTTCCAGCTAGAGGATAGAGAGCAgggttgaaatgaaaaaaagcattCTCCCTGCACGTCCAAAATCAGTATTCGGAAAAGAGACGTTACCGGTGTCCGCGGGTTGTTCTCTATTGAGAAAAACTATCAAGTTAAGACACTTGAaaggtcgaaaataaataaataaacgaccaaattaattgaacaataaATGTAGCAAGATGGATCGTGAacttattgaaaaattcatcgaggtCACAGGTCAGTTGTGGAAAACAAGCGAAACAACTACATATCAAACATTGTTTCACTTTGTCAGTCCTTACCCACCCCCCATTCTGGattatacatatgaaaatCACCAGTTTCACTAACCAGTTGAAGCGGTAAACAAATAAGAACGGAGTCTGTTTCACTGGcagaattcataaaaattttcatccgtttttcattcttcacccCACTCATGTACCGCTTCCCAAACTCATTCATCTCTAACctaatattcattttttaaatcttcCAGGGTCTAGTGAAGCTGTAGCTCGGCAATATCTCTTGGTGGCTGATGGGAATGTCGAAACTGCGATAAGCTTGATGTTTGAAGGTGGTGGTGCAGGAGTTGGTGCAGAAGTTGATGGCGAAGCTGAGCTGCCTGAAACAGAAGTCAGAGCTCCGATTCTTCCAACTCAGGAAGTTCTGGTACCGACACAGCCTGTCTGTGCCTTCCCCAGAGCCTCGAACAATGTGTTTGATAGATTTAGGGACTTTGCGGTAGAAACACGTAAGGAACAAGAGGTTCTTGAGAATGGGAGTTCATTCCTGTCTTAAATCTTACGATTCTACTCTTGAGAGACAATAATTGTTCCTGAGTGTGCTGGTTTTGATAATGAGCAGTTTTTGAATCATGAAAATTTATGTTCCTCAGAGCGCCAAGAGGAAGAAATGGCTCGCAGAGTAGCAGGGGTAAAAAAGTTGTCACCTAGAAAGTCCAAGCGTCTTGAAGATCTTTTTAGACCACCTTATGATATCATGTTTCTTGGAACATTCATTGAAGCGAGAGAACATGCCAAAATAATGAATCGTTGGCTTCTGGTAAATGTTCAAAACCCACTAGAATTCTCCTGCCAAATTCTTAACAGAGATTTGTGGCCTAACGAACAAATTAGAGAAATGGTCCGAGACCATTTTGTTCTTTGGCAGGTGATTATTTAAAATACACACAAGTGCAACAGCTTTGAAACAATAACGAAAACTcgattcaatcattttttaggTAATTTCTAACACATCAGATGGTCAGCGATTCATTGACTTCTACAATGTCACAGAATATCCTTATCTGGCTATTTTGGATCCTAGAACAGGCGAATGTGTTAGAACTTATGACCGAATTACAGTCGAAAGTTTAATAGCTGGGCTCAGCGATATGCTTAGCACTCATATCTCACCAGAAACTGCACCTCAGGTTCCTTCCACTGCCACAGATGATTGGCTAGCCTGCTCTGCGGGGTCAGTTGTACGATATTGTGATATGCCTTCTGAATCCTCAACTAGCGTGCGTATTATTATCTTACGGCCTTTTGCAACAACAGTAGATTtcaactgattttttttcttgtttttacaCAGAACACCAATGCTAGTTGCAAAAAACTTAGATGTACGCAGAACACAACCGTTGAATCAGGTAAGTCCCTACTTTTCAATATCGAATTACGACTAATTGATTTATGTACCTCTTTCATTGTGAAGCAAGTAACGAACGAGTTGACGCGGGGCCCAGTGCCAGCAGCACAGTAGCGTTACCTCGAAGCAGTGGAGTAAGCATTCTTGGAAAAAGATCGAGAACAGAGGAATTATCCAAGACAAAAAAGCACGAGATTCTGCATTCGCTTCTGcagaaaaatgttaaaaaaatttaatggtctttacgtttttttttgcttatcaTGCATTTTGGTATTtcatgtgaaaattattttagaatGGGGAGCCAAGCGTTTCTGAGCCAAACTCTACTGTAGTACATTCACGTGAGTATGAAGCTATTTACTATtgtgattttttcaacggcacttttcttcgattcaaatCCGGAGAAGCATAGGCTTTCTCAGTTCTATCATACATTCTTCCGTTTTCTCGAAAGCGGATGAACCGTCCTTACGTTTGTGCCTGCGCTTGCCAAATGGAGGTAAAGAAGCAATCACGATGGGAGCCAGCGACACGATAAAAGTGGGATATCAATTTACAGCACATATTTCAACTACTTATAATAAGTTATAAAAttacgtctttttttcttccgctagAATTTTCTCAGTCGAATGGAAACCATGGGCTATCCCCCCTCGGAGCACACGTACCTGGTACCATTTCCAAAAACAAATATCGGTGCATTGTCGCAACAGATGCGGCTATCAGACACAATTTTGTTTCCATCGAACACCGTTTTTATCACtagaatataattgaaaaaaaaggacattatTATATTCAGCTCATTCCTATTTATTAGTGATGCGTTTCAACTCCTAGAGAGTTTCTTTCCAGTGTTCGCCTCAGTTAAGTCCCACTTTTCTGCACGTTTTTTGTTTGACTAACAtggattttttcctctatcATACCTCTATCGACATGAGGGCAGTTTCCTTGATGTCTTTAGAACTCGGCTAACTTATGTGTCGACTGTTTTTGATAAAATCCACATTGTAAATAAGCATAATGATCAAGCTGGCTCTGAATAAATTTAGCTTGTTGGATTTTCAACTGGCAAAAAGACACGAATACTGAATAGACTTCCTATTCGATTAGTATATTTCAGCCTTTTTTCATGGTCCCCAAAATCTTCGTGTTCACATTAGGCAAACGTGAAGTGGAAAGATCTAGTTTAAAACAAAACAATGGCGTAGGATTGCATGTTTTACGTTGCATTCTTATTCAGTAGGCTTAactgttaaattttttatacaacgtacgaatatacatgatcattATATCGTCTTGAACGTTCGTTAAAATTTGTATCATATGCTGCCTTAGTACTGCCTCAATCCCCCTCGCCGCATCATTGGCTGGGTTGTTCTGTTTGGCGGAGTGATAGATATATCCAAGTAATCCCCAATTGTAAACCTATGACCAAATCCAATTGTAGAGAGCAAATTTTAAACATAAATCTCATTTGCCATTCCAACAGAATTCAATATAAAAGCATAAATACCTGGCCTGCGCAAGCGTCTTATTGTCGTCGGCTCCTCTTTGTCCTGAACACGTAACTCCAATTTCACGCATCCTATAGCCTGAGTTACGTATTTCTGGGGTgacaagagaaaaatcaaaataagtTCCTTTCTTGCGTGCATCAGGATTTACTTCTTTCACTAATGCAGTGATTTCACGCAATGTAGCATCCATCCTGGAAAAATCAATTGATAAGAAAGACAggttaccaaaatttttgggcTTTATTAGGTCACTTGGAGAACCAGTTAAGAGAAGGGGTAGAAGGTTGGCCTGCTTCTTAAATTAAGTCATGGGACATGATTTTCTTTAATGATCTGCTTAGTCGAGACATTGGTGTACCGGAACGATGGACATAACTAAATAAGTTATAACACTCACCAGGTATAAATTTGCAGCTCGTTCGAGGGCACGTTTCCTCTGCTGTATTCACCGATATTGTGATGACGACCAATGTTACAAAATACTCTTAGTAGCAGTGGACAAGtcttaaaaaaaatcagaaacaaaCATCAAGGTTAGAATAATAAACGTAAGTTTGAAGATCCTGTTGATCGAATCAGTTCAGAACTATATACTTCTGAATAAGTAGAATTTTATAACACCTTTTCCCTGTCCACCGGCTTATCCAATATCTGTTTATCATCAACAATCATCGATTCTACCGCTGACGCCATTTTTCAAGCAAACGATTGCAACGACGATTGCAAACAATTATAGCAAAGAAGCCGAAAGAAGAT
The sequence above is a segment of the Athalia rosae chromosome 5, iyAthRosa1.1, whole genome shotgun sequence genome. Coding sequences within it:
- the LOC105685974 gene encoding histone deacetylase complex subunit SAP18, which encodes MASAVESMIVDDKQILDKPVDREKTCPLLLRVFCNIGRHHNIGEYSRGNVPSNELQIYTWMDATLREITALVKEVNPDARKKGTYFDFSLVTPEIRNSGYRMREIGVTCSGQRGADDNKTLAQARFTIGDYLDISITPPNRTTQPMMRRGGLRQY
- the LOC105685492 gene encoding ribosome production factor 2 homolog, with the translated sequence MPVIQRVVKPKTRRGKRALLSREPQLVEDAKQTLFIKGSRTSEILNKCAKDLYDIKKPDARMMQRKNDILPFEDATPLEQFARKLNSPLFVFSSHNKKHPNSLVVGRMFDNNLLDMVEFGVQDYKGLVDFKIDKIVTGIKPVLIFNGELFENDREYSRIKSLLIDLFQRNTVENIRLQGIEHSISFTIINNKIHVRSYRILLKKSGSRIPRIELEEIGPQVDLIVRRTKLASDDLYKQACRKPKELKVKKKKNISMDALGSMHGRVHMGKQRLQTIQTRKMKGLKKTMVERKAERKRKAMENGEADPKKMKTSDSVEAQ
- the LOC105685940 gene encoding UBX domain-containing protein 7; translated protein: MDRELIEKFIEVTGSSEAVARQYLLVADGNVETAISLMFEGGGAGVGAEVDGEAELPETEVRAPILPTQEVLVPTQPVCAFPRASNNVFDRFRDFAVETQRQEEEMARRVAGVKKLSPRKSKRLEDLFRPPYDIMFLGTFIEAREHAKIMNRWLLVNVQNPLEFSCQILNRDLWPNEQIREMVRDHFVLWQVISNTSDGQRFIDFYNVTEYPYLAILDPRTGECVRTYDRITVESLIAGLSDMLSTHISPETAPQVPSTATDDWLACSAGSVVRYCDMPSESSTSNTNASCKKLRCTQNTTVESASNERVDAGPSASSTVALPRSSGVSILGKRSRTEELSKTKKHEILHSLLQKNNGEPSVSEPNSTVVHSPDEPSLRLCLRLPNGGKEAITMGASDTIKNFLSRMETMGYPPSEHTYLVPFPKTNIGALSQQMRLSDTILFPSNTVFITRI